AGCAAAGCCAAAAAACAATCCAGGTGACTGACCCTGAAGCACCCCCACCCTCAAATCCCAGGACACCCAAAGGCCCCAGAGGAGGTAGTGTGATGAAGTATTTAAGAGCACGAACTTTAAGATCAAATCAGACCCAAATTTGAGTCCTGATTGTACAACTTATGAATTGCATGACCTTAAGTAACTTATCCTCTCTAACCTCAGTTTTCtaacctgtaaaatggggttaataataaTACCTTCCTCGAAGGTTTTCATGAGGATGAAATAATGCATAAACAGAGCTTAGCCCTACGACTGAGACATAGAGGTGCCCAATAAATGAAAGCTGCCATCATCACcgtcattattattgttgttgttgtcatctgaaacagggtcttgctctgttgcccaagctggagtgcagtggcgcaatcatgatTTGTCGCAGCCTCGAcctgctgggctcaggtgatcctctcacctcagccccccaagtagctaggagtataggtgccagccaccatgtccagctaatttttgcattttctgtagagatggagttttgccatgttgcccaggctggtctcgagctcctgagctcaagctatctgcctgcctcagcctcccaaagtgctgtgattacaagtgtgagccatcacgcccagccccaTCATTAAGACCGGGATTATAGTCTATATCATTACCAGGACTCTCTGGGACACGTTCCCAGGTTCTTGAGGactaaagggaagaaaatggatTCCTTCTATGCAGCACAAATGGTTGCTCCCACCCTCAGAAAGGcatggcctccccaaagtgcccTGAGCGAGTGCTGCAGAGAGTAGGTGGGTGGGAAAGGTCAGGGCCCCGCAGCTGGCACCCCAGCCTTCACCTTCCATGATGACCTGCAGATGGATCTTGCCATGGCCCCGGTGGCGGTCGGGGGGGTTCATGATGTAGCAGTTGTAAATCCCCTCGTCCTCAGGCTGCACGTTTCTCAGCATCACGGACACATCGTACTTGCTGGGGTTCCCTGAGAACTCCACGCGGTCTTGAAACCGCTCCAGCTTCAGGTTAATGATCTTCATGCGGAACTGGAGGAACTGGGGATGGAGCAAGGGACAGGATGGGCGGATGGGCAGCTGAATGAGCAAGCAACTACAAAGACAGCGAGGATGCCCCCTCTTCCCATCCACCCTTTTCCTGGGGAAGAGAGGCAGTTACCTCTAGGAGGCACCAGGGTGCGCAGCACACCTTGCGTCAAAGCCTCCAGGGCACGCAGCCCTCCCAGGGTCCTCTGGGGCCCTAGTCTAGCGCGGGGGCCGATGGTGGGACGGGGGCTTCATGCTGCGgggctcctgcctcctcccccaCTGCCGCCTTCAGCCCAGGACTCACCATCTCCTCAGAGCAGTTGTTGCACCCCTGGTAAGTCCAGTTCAGGGAGAACTGTTTGTGGTTCACTGTGTAGCAGGAGTTGAAGGTGCAGGGCAGGCGGGCGTCAGAGCCATTGAGGACATTGAGGGTGGCAGGTACTGTGACCTCCATGCTCCGTCCTGGTGGCACTGCAGACGAAGCCACAAGCTGGTGAGGAGTCTGGCTgaaagggctggggaggggcaagCCTCTGTGCCTGAGGGTGTTGGGGGATGAGGCAGAGCAGAGCAACGGGCAGGGGACTGGGTCCTCGACAGCGCCAGTTAGTCAGGAGGTGGGAGTTATTGTTACTTGcaacagggtctctgttgcccaaactgtagtgcagtggcacagtcatgatccactgcagcctcaacctgctgggctcaggtgatcctctcacctcagcctcccaagtagctgggagtacaggtgcaagCCGCATGGAATTGGGCTTCGTTCTTCCTGGCAGGGgcccactcagcctccccagtccaTACTCGTGGAGTGGGCAGGCACATATGGGGCACCAGATATGGTCTTTGAGGCAAAGTGGGGTGGCAGAGCAGGTAGGGGAAGAGAGAGACCAAATCATCACGTCACCTATCTGTCAAGCCAGGGGCAGCCAAATGGCCCCAAGCCTTTTCTAGAACCACTGTTAGGcaacccccgcccccaccacacTTGCCCCACTTCTGTCATATGCTAGCAGAAGACCACAGACAAGGGGCTTCACTATGCTTGCCTCAGTGTCCCCCTTATTCTCACCACTTCGAACCATCTTTGCTGGGCCAAAGCCCTTCCAGCTGAAACTTAGGGCTCCCCTGCAGTTCTGTTCTCAGGACAGCAGCCTGAGAACAGCTGGAGATTTGGAAGGCCTTGCTCTCCATATCCCAGGGACAGAGCAAAGCTGTGTCCCAGCACAGCCCAGCCCCCTACCTTCCTCAGGCTTGTGACAGACAAGAAAGAGGGCAAACAAGCTGTGGGAGGGAAGAGGTGCCCCAGAAGGTGAGGCACCATTCCAAGGACCAGCTGATGGGTCTACAGGGACAGGAGCCCCTCTTGGAGATGTCAGACCTGGAGACACCACGGCAAGGAGCTGCTACAGGAGGGCAGGGTGGGAGCTGCTGGTTCTGTGGAGGAGTCCTATTAGGAACACCAGATGTAGGCCAGGAGACCTTGGTGCTGGGGCTGAGAAAGGCCCGTCCCACTCTGACATTCTAAGCAGGACAGAGCCTATGGGGAGGTGAGCAAGGGGCCTGGGGCAAGACACTTAAGGGGCATCCACTCTCTAGTCATGGAACTACCTCCTTAAATGTCATGCCCTAGGCACCTCACTGGACTCACCTGAGCCCTGGCCTTCATTCCAAGATGCTCTGCCCGTATCCTCAAGAACCTTATCTCAGAAGACTCCCTTTCTTTATGGAAGATAAACAGCAGTGTTCAgcgtcattcattcactcatttaccaaatatttataaatcacctactgtgtgccaagcacttaGTCTAGGCCCTGGGAGTTACTGCTGTGAACAGGACAGGCAGAGTCACTGCATCATGAAGCTTATATTCTGGGAAGAAGGATAGAcatcaacaaggaaaaaaatcatgttGTAGGTTAGAGACACACGGCAAGGTAGAGGGGCATTGTCTGATGTCAGGTGGGCAGGGAAGACTGCTCTGAGGGGGACACGCAGGCAGTGCCCACCTGAAGTGAGGGAGTGAGCCTGTTGAAGCTTTGAGGGAGTTGAGTTCCGAGGCAGGGGTATTCCCAGGGGCCAAGTCCCAGTGACTGGAAGGAGCTTCGTGTGCctgaggcagagggagcagagTGACCGAGGGGGCACATGGTGAGACCTGAGGTCCGAGAGTAAGGCAGGGACCAGCTCACAAAGGCTTTGTGGGCCAGGATGCGGAATTAGGAGTTTCCTCTTTGGAGTGTGATAAGAGGTCCCTGCAGGGGTGGGGAGTGCGGGCAGGCTGTCCAGGCGAGCCCAGTAGTGGCTGATGTGGGAATAGTGTAGACAAGGGGATGCGACTAGACTTGGGTTCAATCCCAGCTCCAGCATCAGAAGCTGGGAGAGTGGGGGCTGCTCCTTTGTAAAATGCAGCTGGTGACACATATCCCCCAGGGTTGTTTCCATAATGAAAATAAGCAGTAAGTATTCAGCAAATGGTAGCTGCTATTACCTCAATTCTCCCCAAGTTCTGCCTTGCAAACAAGAAGGGCTTCTAGGGGAGCATCTGGCCTGGCCTGAGGGCACCTTGGAGACTGTCCCCTCCAGCCAGTCCTTAGGAATTGGCAAACAGCCCAGGCCTGCAGGGCTcctagttttcaaacttttttttttttcctgcacaaaGCTGCAGAAGCAGCTGCCCTGCAGCCTGCAGGGACATCAACGTCTGCCTGGAGCACCCTTCTGCCGGCCCCGCCCCTGGCCCAAGTGATCAGGGCAAGTGGTAGGATTTAAGAACCAGAGATTCTCTGAACTGGAAGCCGCCCTGGATGGAGGGGTAGGCATGGGGACCTCATCTGTTCTCCAAGCTGGGAGACAGGCGTCACCATCTGCGTTTTCTAGAGGAGGAGCCCAGGGCtcaggattccaggtgtgagcttAAGTGCTCATTAGGGGAGTACGGCCTGGGGAGGATGAGTGGGCCCCTGCCAGGAAGAACAAAGCCCAATTCCATCTCCTGCACTTTCATCACCATATTCTGAAAGCATCTGGCACCGCACCAGCCAGGGAGGAGGTGTGCAGAAAATGCCAACAACATCTCTATCTGCAGAGGCACAGAGCTCTGAGGCAAGGCATTGACAGTGCTTGTCCTGAGCTTACCTCCCATCCCAGCAATGTGCTGCCCCTCTAGCTCTTCCCCTGGGAGGTCCATCATCTTCCCAAGGGCTCCTCAGGCCAAAAAGTCTGCGTTCTGTGAAGCCCGGCTGACCCTGCGCGGGCCTCTGCCCGCCCCCTCCACCAAGCCCAAGGCAGTGCTCCAGATTAGAACTTGAACTCCACCATCTCGAAGGAGCTAGCACCCTGCGGTGGAGGAGGGCAGGGTAGAGAGGAGTGCGGGGGCGCCTTTTCTGGCCCGCAGGACTGGGGCAGCCAGAGAGGTGCAATGCGGGCTCCCCCCCGCCCTGCAGCGTGGCACTGCAGAAGGTACCGGGCGGAACACGCGTGCCCTCTAGTGGTCACAGAGGTGAAACGTCAAGTTCCATCCGGCGAGGGAGCGTGGGATCCGGAGCCAGAGTTGGAGCTGAGATCAGAAACCGTAGATCTAGCCCCATCGCTTTATCGATGAGGAAAGAGAGGCCATGAGAGCCACACGCAGAGAATAGGGACAAGCTGAGGCCAGAATCATGGTTCCTAGCCCCTCATCCAAGATCCCCATGTGAGCCTGTGACCTTACCAGAATCCCAGCAGCTTTAGGGTGCTGAGCCTCAGACCTTCCGCCAGTCCGGGCCCTCATTAAAGAGGAGGAGGGGGCCATGGCTCAATAAGATCACAGCTGTGAGCAAAACACTGGTCTCTTGATTACCTCTCCTGCTTCGGGAAAGCACCCGAATGCATGGCCAAGGCCACAGAAAGGACTTCACAGCCACAAACCCTTACAAAATGCTTACAACGAGCCAGGCACTGTCTAAGCACTCTACATATATCACCTCATTTAATACTAACAAAACCCTGTTATCACTCCCACATTCCGGATGAGGAAGATGTAGCACAAAGAAGTTAAGAGACGAACGCAAAGCTAGAATCTGAAGCTAGCCTGCCTGGCTCCAGGCAGGGTTGAGGCACTGAAGCTGAGTGGGGAAGTGAGCCCCATCCCAAGGCATCTGGGGTACCAGATCTCTTGCCGACTATATGGCAGGTCCAACTCCAGGCAGGCCGGCCAACAGGGAATGGTTGCATTTAAAGGGACCTCCATACAAGGGAGGCACGCAGTCTTCCTGATTGTCCCATTTGAGACCAGGTCTGGGGCCTGTGTCTCCTGATTTTCAACTCACAGAAGGGAAATGATCATCAACGGGCTGTGACTTCTGATCTCAGCAGTGGCGGGCCCCCTGCTGTCTCCAAGGCACATCTGGGCCCTCAGGCACCGTGTCATCCACTGTTCTAACTAGCCCATCTTGCAGAGACTATGAAAATTTGCTCATCTGCCAAACGCTATCTCTTGCAGAGACTGAAAGTTAATCTCTTCACTCCTCTTTCCACCCTACAGCAAACTATGAGgtaattatttccttcttttttttttttttaagtgtctaaACAGATGAACTGTCTCCCAGGGCAGCTCCCACCTCCCAGGTGAGTGTGGCCTCCAGCCCGTATCGCCGCACCTGCACGGCTGTACCATCCAGACCCTTCCTGCTCCAGGGCCTCCCCAACCCCGGCCACTCCAGTCCATCCCCGTACAGCCAGGAGCAACCCACCCTCATCACTCCTCACCTCCAAGCCTCCAACGGCTACCCACTGCTTTCAGGATCGAGTCCAGGCTCCTGGGCACGGCTTCCAAGCCCTTTGCCATCTGAGGCCAACCTGTACCCTAGCCTCATCTCCTGCCAGCCCCCATCCCCCCAGGTCTCCTTCACTCCAGTGACCCCAGTTCTGATTTTTTCTGAAAACACCACCTTGCTTCCCTTCTCCATGCCTTTGCACATATTTTTGCTTCAGGTTGGGAAGCTCATTTGCCCTCCTGTCCCTGGGGCCCTCCTACTTATCCTTCAGGTCCCAGCTCACAGGGCATTAGCCTCGGTGACTGTTTCCCCAGTGTCCTTGTCCTCACCCAAGCCCTGTTCCTATCTCTTCCACATGACTTGGGGGCAGAATGGCAGGATAGTTAACCtcccagtgcctcagtttcctcatctgtcatatAGGGGACAATAAGCCCAACTTCATGAGGCTGTCTTAAGGATTAAGTGTCTTACTATCTGTATGAAGttcagcacagtgcctagcacatggcCTGGACAAAAGTTAGCTGCGACTCTGATGATCACTATTGCTATTATTGTTACCATACATACAATGTTGTcttgttattatttgtttatggGCCTGTTTCCCT
Above is a genomic segment from Chlorocebus sabaeus isolate Y175 chromosome 1, mChlSab1.0.hap1, whole genome shotgun sequence containing:
- the SCN2B gene encoding sodium channel regulatory subunit beta-2, whose amino-acid sequence is MHRDAWLPRPAFSLTGLSLFFSLVPPGRSMEVTVPATLNVLNGSDARLPCTFNSCYTVNHKQFSLNWTYQGCNNCSEEMFLQFRMKIINLKLERFQDRVEFSGNPSKYDVSVMLRNVQPEDEGIYNCYIMNPPDRHRGHGKIHLQVIMEEPPERDSTVAVIVGASVGGFLAVVILVLMVVKCVRRKKEQKLSTDDLKTEEEGKTDGEGNPDDGAK